One Paramisgurnus dabryanus chromosome 10, PD_genome_1.1, whole genome shotgun sequence genomic region harbors:
- the akap1a gene encoding uncharacterized protein akap1a isoform X2, which produces MLLSFRPLVSVSVVTLLGWCWYSFRRRRRTHLLTKEEACFLENPEPSCVFGESNLKMDHRLSGSPDMRNSTDISRSTPLNGTEVRYDPGIPSVTGLTNGVRPDPEGQVSVRARHEKSIISDEGLPYCGEAGEDDSGLESDPVCVSANYITKDSDPSMGQQSGPVHTDSLSDLSPDTGLNQDDIKKSSSCLVQQVIEGEKWKNQEPRDICELDGASRSLEDGFQDPFQQQYSSDDVHPNTGSFSGRMLSHLGSSIGDDSGCCSCLSEDVSGAEGLTGELSEEGQGFIKTTTGPDTKTAEGKGFPSISGLVEKEVEACIGTSSPGLVVESLSTEALLNSSSSAPPPAPPITLWDIEVPAHLVGRLIGKQGKFVNFLKQSSGAKIYVSTLPFTQDVQICHIQGSQQQVDDALALIRKKFKDLDLSNCIPLPCLPITSWLLLPQDVFVEVIVSRVESGYHLFIQQYNHPSNQALPALTQHMQFCYSQPGCPSLPKPVEVGVICAAPVSGSGWQRTQVIQYDEESGTAQVRYVDNGGYDTVNSATLRQIRSDFVTLPFQASEVLLDNITPLPGEVAFSPEAKTALEELTANVALILKVTGSQDGLPLVHMWKRMADEVVLVNKLLAERGVCTWLDAP; this is translated from the exons ATGCTGCTGTCGTTTAGGCCTCTGGTCTCGGTCTCTGTGGTGACGCTGCTGGGCTGGTGCTGGTACAGTTTTCGAAGGAGAAGGAGAACTCATCTCCTTACCAAAGAGGAGGCGTGTTTTCTGGAAAATCCTGAACCCTCCTGCGTTTTTGGGGAAAG TAACCTGAAGATGGACCACAGACTTTCAGGATCTCCTGACATGAGAAACTCCACAGATATATCAAGATCTACCCCTCTGAATGGGACAGAAGTGCGGTACGACCCTGGTATCCCCTCAGTGACGGGCCTTACCAATGGAGTTCGACCTGATCCAGAAGGACAGGTATCCGTTCGGGCGCGGCATGAAAAGAGCATCATTTCCGATGAAGGTCTTCCATACTGTGGAGAAGCCGGTGAAGATGACTCTGGGCTTGAATCTGATCCGGTCTGTGTATCTGCGAACTACATTACCAAAGACTCTGACCCCTCAATGGGCCAACAATCAGGTCCTGTGCATACAGACAGTCTGTCTGATCTTTCTCCTGACACGGGCTTGAACCAGGATGACATTAAGAAGAGCAGCTCCTGTCTGGTCCAACAGGTTATTGAGGGAGAGAAATGGAAAAATCAGGAACCCAGAGATATATGTGAGCTTGATGGTGCATCAAGATCCCTGGAAGATGGTTTTCAAGATCCATTTCAGCAGCAGTACAGCAGTGACGACGTTCATCCGAACACCGGCTCGTTTAGTGGAAGAATGCTCAGCCACTTAGGATCTTCTATTGGAGATGACTCGGGATGCTGCTCCTGTCTCTCAGAAGACGTTTCGGGTGCAGAAGGGCTGACCGGTGAGCTGTCAGAAGAGGGGCAAGGGTTTATAAAGACCACAACAGGGCCAGACACCAAAACTGCCGAAGGCAAAGGGTTTCCCAGCATCTCTGGATTGGTAGAGAAAGAAGTTGAAGCCTGCATTG GGACCTCGTCACCAGGTTTGGTTGTTGAAAGTTTAAGTACCGAAGCTCTTTTGAACAGTAGTAGCTCTGCTCCGCCTCCAGCCCCGCCCATCACTCTATGGGACATAGAGGTGCCTGCG CACCTTGTTGGTCGATTGATCGGAAAGCAGGGGAAGTTTGTGAACTTTCTGAAGCAGAGCTCTGGAGCGAAGATCTACGTCTCCACCCTGCCTTTCACTCAGGACGTTCAGATCTGTCACATCCAGG GGTCACAACAGCAAGTGGACGATGCTCTTGCACTTATCAGGAAGAAGTTTAAAGATCTAGACCTGAGTAACTGTATCCCACTACCTTGCTTGCCAATCACCTCCTGG CTGTTGCTGCCCCAGGACGTGTTTGTGGAGGTGATCGTGTCGCGGGTGGAGTCCGGTTATCATCTGTTCATCCAGCAGTACAATCATCCGTCTAATCAGGCCCTGCCTGCTCTCACACAGCACATGCAGTTTTGCTACTCTCAACCCGGATGCCCCAGCCTGCCCAAACCTGTGGAGG TGGGAGTGATCTGTGCCGCTCCAGTATCAGGAAGTGGCTGGCAGAGAACCCAAGTCATCCAGTACGATGAAGAGTCCGGCACGGCTCAAGTCAGATATGTAGATAACGGAGGTTATGACACTGTCAACAGCGCCACCCTCAGGCAAATCAG ATCAGACTTTGTGACGTTACCATTCCAGGCATCAGAGGTTTTGTTGGATAATATCACGCCTTTGCCTG GAGAGGTGGCGTTTTCTCCGGAGGCCAAAACAGCATTGGAGGAATTAACTGCGAATGTGGCCTTGATCCTGAAG GTGACAGGCAGTCAGGACGGCCTTCCCCTGGTGCACATGTGGAAACGCATGGCAGATGAG GTTGTTCTGGTGAACAAATTACTTGCTGAACGAGGGGTTTGCACCTGGTTAGACGCACCATAA
- the akap1a gene encoding uncharacterized protein akap1a isoform X1: MSLSLFFSHARSGICRKRMLLSFRPLVSVSVVTLLGWCWYSFRRRRRTHLLTKEEACFLENPEPSCVFGESNLKMDHRLSGSPDMRNSTDISRSTPLNGTEVRYDPGIPSVTGLTNGVRPDPEGQVSVRARHEKSIISDEGLPYCGEAGEDDSGLESDPVCVSANYITKDSDPSMGQQSGPVHTDSLSDLSPDTGLNQDDIKKSSSCLVQQVIEGEKWKNQEPRDICELDGASRSLEDGFQDPFQQQYSSDDVHPNTGSFSGRMLSHLGSSIGDDSGCCSCLSEDVSGAEGLTGELSEEGQGFIKTTTGPDTKTAEGKGFPSISGLVEKEVEACIGTSSPGLVVESLSTEALLNSSSSAPPPAPPITLWDIEVPAHLVGRLIGKQGKFVNFLKQSSGAKIYVSTLPFTQDVQICHIQGSQQQVDDALALIRKKFKDLDLSNCIPLPCLPITSWLLLPQDVFVEVIVSRVESGYHLFIQQYNHPSNQALPALTQHMQFCYSQPGCPSLPKPVEVGVICAAPVSGSGWQRTQVIQYDEESGTAQVRYVDNGGYDTVNSATLRQIRSDFVTLPFQASEVLLDNITPLPGEVAFSPEAKTALEELTANVALILKVTGSQDGLPLVHMWKRMADEVVLVNKLLAERGVCTWLDAP; this comes from the exons atgtctctttctctctttttctctcacGCACGAAGTGGGATCTGTAGAAAGAGGATGCTGCTGTCGTTTAGGCCTCTGGTCTCGGTCTCTGTGGTGACGCTGCTGGGCTGGTGCTGGTACAGTTTTCGAAGGAGAAGGAGAACTCATCTCCTTACCAAAGAGGAGGCGTGTTTTCTGGAAAATCCTGAACCCTCCTGCGTTTTTGGGGAAAG TAACCTGAAGATGGACCACAGACTTTCAGGATCTCCTGACATGAGAAACTCCACAGATATATCAAGATCTACCCCTCTGAATGGGACAGAAGTGCGGTACGACCCTGGTATCCCCTCAGTGACGGGCCTTACCAATGGAGTTCGACCTGATCCAGAAGGACAGGTATCCGTTCGGGCGCGGCATGAAAAGAGCATCATTTCCGATGAAGGTCTTCCATACTGTGGAGAAGCCGGTGAAGATGACTCTGGGCTTGAATCTGATCCGGTCTGTGTATCTGCGAACTACATTACCAAAGACTCTGACCCCTCAATGGGCCAACAATCAGGTCCTGTGCATACAGACAGTCTGTCTGATCTTTCTCCTGACACGGGCTTGAACCAGGATGACATTAAGAAGAGCAGCTCCTGTCTGGTCCAACAGGTTATTGAGGGAGAGAAATGGAAAAATCAGGAACCCAGAGATATATGTGAGCTTGATGGTGCATCAAGATCCCTGGAAGATGGTTTTCAAGATCCATTTCAGCAGCAGTACAGCAGTGACGACGTTCATCCGAACACCGGCTCGTTTAGTGGAAGAATGCTCAGCCACTTAGGATCTTCTATTGGAGATGACTCGGGATGCTGCTCCTGTCTCTCAGAAGACGTTTCGGGTGCAGAAGGGCTGACCGGTGAGCTGTCAGAAGAGGGGCAAGGGTTTATAAAGACCACAACAGGGCCAGACACCAAAACTGCCGAAGGCAAAGGGTTTCCCAGCATCTCTGGATTGGTAGAGAAAGAAGTTGAAGCCTGCATTG GGACCTCGTCACCAGGTTTGGTTGTTGAAAGTTTAAGTACCGAAGCTCTTTTGAACAGTAGTAGCTCTGCTCCGCCTCCAGCCCCGCCCATCACTCTATGGGACATAGAGGTGCCTGCG CACCTTGTTGGTCGATTGATCGGAAAGCAGGGGAAGTTTGTGAACTTTCTGAAGCAGAGCTCTGGAGCGAAGATCTACGTCTCCACCCTGCCTTTCACTCAGGACGTTCAGATCTGTCACATCCAGG GGTCACAACAGCAAGTGGACGATGCTCTTGCACTTATCAGGAAGAAGTTTAAAGATCTAGACCTGAGTAACTGTATCCCACTACCTTGCTTGCCAATCACCTCCTGG CTGTTGCTGCCCCAGGACGTGTTTGTGGAGGTGATCGTGTCGCGGGTGGAGTCCGGTTATCATCTGTTCATCCAGCAGTACAATCATCCGTCTAATCAGGCCCTGCCTGCTCTCACACAGCACATGCAGTTTTGCTACTCTCAACCCGGATGCCCCAGCCTGCCCAAACCTGTGGAGG TGGGAGTGATCTGTGCCGCTCCAGTATCAGGAAGTGGCTGGCAGAGAACCCAAGTCATCCAGTACGATGAAGAGTCCGGCACGGCTCAAGTCAGATATGTAGATAACGGAGGTTATGACACTGTCAACAGCGCCACCCTCAGGCAAATCAG ATCAGACTTTGTGACGTTACCATTCCAGGCATCAGAGGTTTTGTTGGATAATATCACGCCTTTGCCTG GAGAGGTGGCGTTTTCTCCGGAGGCCAAAACAGCATTGGAGGAATTAACTGCGAATGTGGCCTTGATCCTGAAG GTGACAGGCAGTCAGGACGGCCTTCCCCTGGTGCACATGTGGAAACGCATGGCAGATGAG GTTGTTCTGGTGAACAAATTACTTGCTGAACGAGGGGTTTGCACCTGGTTAGACGCACCATAA